The region ATTTATTGCTGGCATTGGCAATGTTCCGTTTTTAACACGCTCGTATAATCTGTGCACTCCAGTTGTTGTTTCTTCTGACAACCCGTTGATTCCTGCAGCCAATTCTGGATAACGATCTAAAACCATATTTGTTAAATCTCCACCATCATCTAAAATCATATTTAATGGCTTTTTGTCTTCACCAAAAAATAAAGTTTGCTCAATACACCAATCAAATTCCTCTTCATTCATTCCTTTCCAAGCATACACTGGGGTTCCTGTTGCAGCAATTGCAGCAGCGGCTTGGTCTTGAGTAGAAAAAATATTACAAGAACTCCAAGTTACTTCTGCTCCTAAAGCTTGTAAGGTTTCTATTAAAACAGCTGTTTGAATGGTCATATGTAAACATCCTGCAATTCTTGCACCTTTTAAAGGTTGTTCATCTCCATACTCTTCTCTTAAACTCATTAAACCAGGCATCTCTGCTTCTGCCAATTCAATTTCTTTTCTTCCCCAATCAGCTAAAGAAATATCTTTAACTTTAAATGGCACGTAAGCTGTTTTTGTACTCATATTATGTATATTTATGTTCTATTTTTAGCGATTGCAAAGTTACAACATAGAATTTAAAAAATATGGCTCTTTACAAAACATTAACTATCAGTTTATCTACCAAAGTTTTCATCTGGAAAATCGAAGAATCTTTAAACGAATTGCGTCAAGGAATCATTTTGACCACAAACAATTCAAAACGTTTAAACTCCATGAAATCTGAATTGCATCAAAAAGGATTTTTAAGTATTAGACATTTATTAAAAGAAACCGGCTATGCAGATGCCGATGTAGTCTACGATGAATTTGGTAAACCACATTTAAAAGACGGTAAATTTATTTCTATTACACATTCTTTTAACTTTACAGCTATTATTATTTCTGATGATTTACCTGTTGGTATTGACATTGAAAAACAACGTGAAAAAATTTTAAAAATTGCCCATAAATTTACGCCTTTTGAAGAGTATAAAACAATTGCAAATGTTGATGCTTTAATTAGCAAACTAACCATTGTTTGGGGAGCGAAAGAGAGTTTGTATAAAATTTATGGAAAGAAAAAACTGCGCTTCTTGCATCATATTTATATTGAAGATTTCAAGTTCTTGGATAAAAAAACCACTGGAGCTATTCGTTTTAACGGAGAGGAAGCTATGTACAATATTGAGTTTTTAGAGTTTGAAAACTTTACTTGCGTGTATGCTTATTAAAAAAGTTACAAAATATCAAGTTTAAAGTATACAGTTATAGCTTTCATAATCAGAGATATATTACAAGTTACTTTTTATCTATAACACGGAATAACTTCTTACTTTTGGAGCTTCAACATCAATAAAATATGTCAGAAACTTTTGATTTCTTTTTTGGTCAATATAAAGAATACTCAACCCTAGACACAGCACTTGAGATTATTGCCGTAATTTTTGGTTTTTTATCCGTTTGGTTTTCCAAACAAAATAAAATTTGGGTATTTCCAACAGGGATGATGAGCACCATCATCTTTGTGTATTTACTTTTAAAATGGCAGCTTTTAGGTGATATGATGATTAATGGTTACTATTTTATAATGAGTGTTTATGGCTGGTATATTTGGACGCGTAAGGTAGATGAAACACAGGTAACACCCATTTCTACGATCACAAAAAAAGAAAAATATATGGCTAGTTATATCTTTTTAGCAACCTTAATTTTTGTGTATTTAGTATATACCTATTTTGAAAAATGGACTTCTTGGGTTGCTTATGTAGATACTTTTACTACGGCTATTTTCTTTGTGGGGATGTGGCTTATGGCAAAACGAAAAGTAGAAAACTGGATCTTTTGGATTGTTGGAGACCTCATTTCTATACCTTTATATTTTTATAAAGGATTTACATTTACAAGTTTTCAATATTTAGGATTTACCTTTATCGCAATATTTGGCTATTTAACATGGAAAAAAAGCTTACACAAGACCCCATTAACCTCGTAAAAGTTGTTTTATTTGGACCAGAATCTACAGGGAAAACGACACTTTCTCGTCATTTAGCACGTCATTACAATACTGTTTGGGCGCCAGAATTTGCTCGAGACTATTTGCAAAAAAAATGGAATAATGAACGTAAAACTTGTGAAGCCGCAGATTTAATTCCGATTGCCATTGGGCAAATGAAATTAGAAAATAAATTAGCAAAAAAAGCTGATAAAATTCTAATTTGCGATACAGATTTACTAGAAACTAAAGTCTATTCAGAAGAATATTACGGAGGTTTTGTAGATAAAAAACTAGACAAAGCTGCCCAAGAAAACACCTACGATCTCTATCTTTTAACCTACATAGATACCCCTTGGGAAGAAGACGACTTGCGAGATAGACCTGGACAACGATTAGAAATGTTTCATGCTTTTGAGAACGCTTTAAAAAAACATAATAGACCGTATTTGCTCTTAAAAGATGATAAAAAAGTACGCCTAAAAACAGCAATCAAAGCAATTGATAAAATAATGTCTGAGAAGAAAAACCTTTATTTTTTCTCAAATAATTCTGATGATTAATTGTAATTTTACTTTAAAAATAAAAACGGATACATGAGATTTTTTATAAACTGCTTCCTACTTTTCTTTTCTTTAACGGTTTTGTCTCAAAATAACCTTCAAAAGAAAAATCATTTTCAAACTATTGGGTATGTTTTTAAAACTAGTTTTAACACTGTACCAAGCGATTTCGTTTTTTTAGGAAAAGAGGTTTCAGATGATTGGAAAAAGACAGGATTTTATGCTGCCGGTATTTTAGGATTGATAGCAACCGATAAAATCACAACAAAAGCTTGGCAAAATTATGTTGAACCCAATATAGATTATAGATTACCAAATATCACACCTGATTTTTTAAAAGGAACTAGAGAAAATTGGACTCAAGGTAGCAATGCTTATCTTACCTATCCTATTATCGGTTTGTATGTTGGTTCTCTACTTGGTAACAATGAAAAAGGTCAATTTGCCGGTTTAAATTCTCTTAAGGCCTTAGCATATTCTACGCTGGTAACACAGATTGCTTTAAAAACTATTTTTGGTAGAAACAGACCTTTCCGACCTTTAAATTCACAAACCGTAGATGGACGAAATAACATAAATCCGAATGAGTGGACAAATAATAATTGGGATTTTTTTAACGGAAGGAGAAATACAATTTTGTTTTCAGACCCAACAGGAACAGCATTGCCATCTATGCATGTAACTGCCTATTTTGCTTTGGCAAAAGTAATTCAGATGGAGTACGATAATTATTGGGTGCCGTATAGCATAATGACTGCTGTTTTTTTCCATAATGTAAAATCTCATAACCATTGGATTAGTGATATGGTTGTTGGCGGACTTGTTGGTACCTTAATAGGCCGATCTGTTGTAAGAAGCAGCTGGAAAGCAAGAGGTATTCTAGATAGAAAAAAGCAAAAAAAGATTTCCTTGAATTATACTCCGAGTTTCTCACCAGAATTTACGGGACTTAGAATTGTTGGTACTTTTTAACCGATGGCAATTAACCAATAATTCATGCTAAGTATTATTAAAAAAAGGTATAAAGCGATATCTTTAAAGAGATCAAACGAAAAAGCTAACCACTTTAATTTAGTCTCAAAAATAAGTTCTAAAAACACCGTTTTTTATCAAGGTAAAAGTATTTTGATTGTACCCGATTTTATTTCTTAATTAAATCCTTGAGTGTTTTGTTTACTATTTTACTTAATAATTTTGATGTCTTCGGTCCACTTTGATTCGTGATAACAGATATCCCTAAATTATATTTTGGATAAATGAATAACGAATTTTGAGTGCCACTTGTGCCACCGTGATGACTGTATGAAGTACCGTATTTATCCTTCCAAACTCGCCAATAATAAGCTATTTGCAAGGAACTAGGCACCTCATAAAGAGCTTTGTGAGATTCAGAAATTATTGGATTTTTACTATTTAATTGTAATTTGGCATATCTCAAAATATCCATAATTGTCATTTTCATTCCGCCTGCTGTTCCCCAAAGCGAATTGAACTGGTTAGGTGATTAGACTTCATTATCTATCCAATATCCACGGACTAGTTTTTTCTTCTGTGTTGAGTCTAATTTGATTCAAGTATTTATCATTTCGTATTTGCTAGAGAAACTTTCTTTTAGCAACTCGTCAATACTTTTTTGATAGACCGTTTCTAATATATAACCAATTAATTCAGCCCCTGCATTAGAATAAGAATAATTAGTTCCTGGTTCTGTTTTTATTGAGATAGTCTTTAAATCTTCCAAGAATTTTTCCTTAGCATAAGACTTTTCTAATTCCAAATATACTTCAGGTACGCTTTCATTTAATTTTTCAAATACACCATTCATATGCAATGGAAGAAACATGGGCAATCCACTCGTATGTGTAAGTAAGTTCTTTATGATAATTGGTTTGTCATTATATTCTAAATTCGAATAATCACCTTTTAAATATATCCTGATATCATCTTCCAATTTAATTTTTCCCCTCCAAGATAGCATTTGCTACAAGGTAACCTGTAATGGTTTTAGATACAGAACCTATTTCATAAATAGTTTCGTTGTTTGGTGAATTACCTTTACCCTTTACGATTTCTCCAAAATGCTCTGTGTAAAATTGATTGTCTTTATAGACGCCAACAGAAACAGAATTGATATTCTTGTTTTTTAAAAATCTAAGACCGTTTTTTTGAATAACTTTGAGAATAATGTCATTAAAATTATTTTCTTGAGAAAATGTATTTTCAAAAAAAACAATAGAAAAAAGGAATGTGAAGAATAAGGCGTATTTCATTTTTTTAGAATTCTTTCCTCAAAAATAAAGCCAAAATTCCAGTTTTGTGGAGTTAATTATTGAATTCTGAAGGTTTTTTTATCGAATGTTGGGTAACGTTATTCTTTAGTTTAAAAGAATATGTCTTGGTAGAAAAATCGGTACATCGTTGCTGCCCTAGTTGTAAAAAAGGAGTCTTAATCACGTTGTTAACATTCGATAGTAAAGACCCTATAAAAGATTCTAAAAAGGTAACCGACGTAAAACATTGAAATACAAACAGTAAAAAAATGCCAATGTGCCCATAAAGGATACTACTGCCTAAACTCAAAAAATGCCCCCTAAAATGCCATCTAAAAGGACTAAAAATTTAAAAAACGCATCATAAATAGCTCGAATGCAGCAGAAATATTAAAAACGCTCTCCTTCCCAATCACACTTCTTTAAAACCCAAACCGTCGTTTTCACCCTTATCCTTAGGAGCAGATCAGTCAACAAGACATATAACATTAGCCTATCAGCACGCTATATGCTTAGTTAAGGCGTTTTTTATTTCAGTCGTTTTTTAATATCCATTCTCTGATGCAAAATTCTAACGATTTCTACAATCTCATTTTCCACTTTTCTGTAAAAAATCAGATGCGATTTGATTTTCGTTACTCGATAGTTTTTTCGAGTTTGTTCTGCGGATTTTCCAAATAGATAGTTTTCCGCAATAAATTCAATCTCTCCGATTATTAAGTCATAATATCTATCAGCTTGTTCTTTAGACCATTTGTGAAAAGTATAAACCCAAATATCATTTAAATCATCAATAGCTTGTTTACTTATTTGATATTTGTTTTTACTCATAAGTGTTGGCGATGTAACTCAGACAGGTTTTGTTTCGGGTCAAAATTTTCAACAAATCCGCTATTTTCTCCAACTTCGAGAGCTTTAATCAATTCTCTTTCCTTTTTTTCTTCCCGTTCTAACAAACGTAATGCTGAACGAATTACTTCGCTAACCGAACCATATCTACCAGAATTTACTTCTTCTCTGATAAAGTCTTCAAAATGATTTCCAAGTGATATTGATGTATTTTTTCCCATTTTGGTTATAATTTTACTCAAATGTACCAAATATTGGTAACGTAACCAAATTGCACATAACTTGTTTGTGTAAGGAAATTTGCGTGGTTTAAGAACTAAAGCAAGTAAATAAAACCCGAACCAAGAAAAATCCACGAGGATTTTCGTAAGTTGGCAAAGAGAAAAAATCAAACTATTTTTAAAACGGAAAAATTATCAGACAGAGTTTAAATTACACTCCCAAATGGCAATGTGCCCATGCAGGATACTACTGCCTAAACTCAAAAAATGACACCTAAAATGCCATCTAGAAGGACTAAAAATTAAAAAAAGCGCATCATAAATAGCTTGTATGCAATAGAACTATTGAAAATACTCTACTTTCCCCAGTCACACTCCTTTTAAAACCCAAACCCAAACCGTCGTTTTACCCCTTATCCTTAGCAATGGATCAGTCAACAAGGCATATAGCGTTGGCCTATCGGCACGCCATATGCTTAGTTATTGTGTGTAGTGCATTTTAGTTTAATTTGTCTGGATTTTTCCCAAGTCTTTTCGGTTCAGAACTTACTCTTCTTTCAAGTTTTTTAATATCTTCTTCTGCGGGTAATTCCTCTGGTTTTATACCTCGTTTTAATAGAATGTTTCTGACTCCACGATTGTTTGTAATATGTTCTGCAGAAATTTGTCTTTCAGTTGAAAGTCCTTTTTCTTTTGTGTTGAAAACAGTTATTTCTGTTGCAAAATCTTTTGCTTTTATTGTTATGGTTGGCAAGAAGTCAGCAAGTGCTCTTCCTTTAGGTAATCCCAATTTGTTTTTCATCTGTTGGGTAGTTTTTCCAAATAAGGCTTGGTCACCTTTGCTTCTTATTAATCCAAAATTCCTATCGTTACCAGTTTGTTCGTAAATTAGTTCAGAAAGTTCTTTTTCTGATAATGTTAGTTTTTGTCTCGCCTGTAGTCTTTTCCAGTCTTTTATCCTTTTCTCAATTTCCTCAAATTTTCGAGTTTGTATAGCAAAGTAATTTTGAGCAAATGCTATTTGTTCTTTTCTTGGGTCTCCATTTTGAGCTATTAAGTAACAAGCGTATCTTGTCAACATAATATCATCAATTTTCCGTTGACTTCCAGAGCCTAGTTTAACCATTTTGTTGACGTCAACAAAATGGTCTAAAACTTCGTTACCACTTATCTCACAAGAGATTTTTGATT is a window of Polaribacter litorisediminis DNA encoding:
- a CDS encoding 4'-phosphopantetheinyl transferase family protein, whose protein sequence is MALYKTLTISLSTKVFIWKIEESLNELRQGIILTTNNSKRLNSMKSELHQKGFLSIRHLLKETGYADADVVYDEFGKPHLKDGKFISITHSFNFTAIIISDDLPVGIDIEKQREKILKIAHKFTPFEEYKTIANVDALISKLTIVWGAKESLYKIYGKKKLRFLHHIYIEDFKFLDKKTTGAIRFNGEEAMYNIEFLEFENFTCVYAY
- a CDS encoding type II toxin-antitoxin system ParD family antitoxin → MGKNTSISLGNHFEDFIREEVNSGRYGSVSEVIRSALRLLEREEKKERELIKALEVGENSGFVENFDPKQNLSELHRQHL
- a CDS encoding AAA family ATPase, producing the protein MEKKLTQDPINLVKVVLFGPESTGKTTLSRHLARHYNTVWAPEFARDYLQKKWNNERKTCEAADLIPIAIGQMKLENKLAKKADKILICDTDLLETKVYSEEYYGGFVDKKLDKAAQENTYDLYLLTYIDTPWEEDDLRDRPGQRLEMFHAFENALKKHNRPYLLLKDDKKVRLKTAIKAIDKIMSEKKNLYFFSNNSDD
- the dinD gene encoding DNA damage-inducible protein D, with product MKSEVIKSLSNTFEDHSQTTENGIEFWFARDIQHLLGYSEWRNFQKVIVKSKISCEISGNEVLDHFVDVNKMVKLGSGSQRKIDDIMLTRYACYLIAQNGDPRKEQIAFAQNYFAIQTRKFEEIEKRIKDWKRLQARQKLTLSEKELSELIYEQTGNDRNFGLIRSKGDQALFGKTTQQMKNKLGLPKGRALADFLPTITIKAKDFATEITVFNTKEKGLSTERQISAEHITNNRGVRNILLKRGIKPEELPAEEDIKKLERRVSSEPKRLGKNPDKLN
- the pnuC gene encoding nicotinamide riboside transporter PnuC — protein: MSETFDFFFGQYKEYSTLDTALEIIAVIFGFLSVWFSKQNKIWVFPTGMMSTIIFVYLLLKWQLLGDMMINGYYFIMSVYGWYIWTRKVDETQVTPISTITKKEKYMASYIFLATLIFVYLVYTYFEKWTSWVAYVDTFTTAIFFVGMWLMAKRKVENWIFWIVGDLISIPLYFYKGFTFTSFQYLGFTFIAIFGYLTWKKSLHKTPLTS
- a CDS encoding beta-lactamase family protein, which encodes MKYALFFTFLFSIVFFENTFSQENNFNDIILKVIQKNGLRFLKNKNINSVSVGVYKDNQFYTEHFGEIVKGKGNSPNNETIYEIGSVSKTITGYLVANAILEGKN
- a CDS encoding type II toxin-antitoxin system RelE/ParE family toxin, with amino-acid sequence MSKNKYQISKQAIDDLNDIWVYTFHKWSKEQADRYYDLIIGEIEFIAENYLFGKSAEQTRKNYRVTKIKSHLIFYRKVENEIVEIVRILHQRMDIKKRLK
- a CDS encoding phosphatase PAP2 family protein produces the protein MRFFINCFLLFFSLTVLSQNNLQKKNHFQTIGYVFKTSFNTVPSDFVFLGKEVSDDWKKTGFYAAGILGLIATDKITTKAWQNYVEPNIDYRLPNITPDFLKGTRENWTQGSNAYLTYPIIGLYVGSLLGNNEKGQFAGLNSLKALAYSTLVTQIALKTIFGRNRPFRPLNSQTVDGRNNINPNEWTNNNWDFFNGRRNTILFSDPTGTALPSMHVTAYFALAKVIQMEYDNYWVPYSIMTAVFFHNVKSHNHWISDMVVGGLVGTLIGRSVVRSSWKARGILDRKKQKKISLNYTPSFSPEFTGLRIVGTF